AAATACTGAAAGTTTCCCGCAGTAGGAGAAAGTGTAGCCGAGGTCATCACAACAGAATCCATATTGGGAAAAAGTGTATTTGCCAAAATTTCATCTGTATTTTTCGGTTGGGAGAATAAATAATAAAATGGATCCTTTGCCGACTGTGGGGGTGGTTCAATCCAAAAGACCAAATTAGGATTAGATTTCAGACGAAAGTCATTGAGAAAGGAAGAGACTTTTTTCAGATTCCCAGAAACCATCTCTAACCCCAATGCCATTTCTTTTTCTTCCATATCCTCGCTGTCTTTTTTGTATTTAGAAAGCAAACTTTCCAACTGTGATGCCAAATCAGCTAAGGTATCTTCTAAGGCTCCATTATCGAGTTTGATCCGTTCTGTATGGCGAGTAGAAAACTGATTGAATTGTAGAGGGATGACTGAAAGTAACATCCGAAAAAAATCATTCGCATAACCAATAGAAGCTTCTACCGACTTCATGATTTTTTCGCCGTTTTTCAACTTTAAAACAAGCCCGGTACGTTTTTCAGGAAAATAAAGATAATGGAGGAGATTCATTAGAAGATCATAACGAATTTCAGATCCAAAAGCCTTTCCAACTATTTCAGGGAAAGCATGTGCTTCATCAATAACCAGTTGTGAAAACTGAGGAAGGAGTTTAAAATCCCCTGCTAAATGACTTGCTAGTAGGTGATGATTTACAATTAGGATATTGGCTTTTTTCCATTTTTCCTTTTCTAAAAAGTAGTAAGAAGAACTAAAGTTAGGGCAATTTCTCCCCAAACAATTGTCAGATTCTCTTGCTACAGAACTCCAAAAGGAATTTGATAGATACCCATCATATTCGGCCCGGATTCCAGCATTTGTTTGTTTTTCCCAATTCACAAAATATTGAATGGAAGATTCCATTTCTGGACCAAAGTCACCTCGCTCCATCACACGGTTGTATTTCCGTTTGCAAAGGTAATTGTTTGCACCAAGGGCAACCATTGCATTGACTGAAACGCCAAGAGCTTCTGCAACGAGCGGGATATCTTTATACAATAATTGATCTTGTAAGGATTTTGTTTCAGTGGAAACGACCACTGTACAATCATTTTCCAATGAAAATAGGGCACTTGGAATCAAATACGCTAACGATTTTCCTACACCAGTTCCTGCTTCGATGACCCAATTTGATCCGGTGTTAAAAGCAGATTCAATGGAAGTTGCCATTTCCATTTGTTCTTTTCTGACTTCATAATCCTTCCAAAGATTTGGAAGTTTTTTTGTAAAAACAGATTGTACGTCCAATTAATGCCTATTGCGAAAAAGAAGAATGATACAAACAACAGTTAAACTGATCACAGAGACAAGAGAAATTGTCATGATCAGAATTCCTTGCCAATTAAGTTCGCCAGACGAAATCATGTGACCACCTTTTCTTTTCTGTGATCCAAGGCTTTTGAAACTAATACATAGATAAAACCATAAATCAAAACTAAACCAATCACAACTGAACGAGCGATGATTGCTTTAGTTTTTGCATCTTCGACACTTTCCCCTTTGATTTCTGCTAGAGAACCCATGACCTCAGGATTCATTTTATCTAAATATTCGGGTAAGTTCATGTAACAAAAAGAAACAAAGATAAAAAGTAAAAACCATGGAGTGATGTATTTCAAAACAAACTGAATTGATTTAGGGAAGGGAATAAGACTACCTTCACTGGCATCTTTGACACCTTTTTCCACACCAATCTTAAAAACAAAGATAAAAATTTGAATGGAGGCTAAGACGTAAATCATAATCGTTCCAATATAAAAATCGGCGATATCAAGAGCTGCAAAGTCTTTGTTAAAGTAGATGATGGGTAGGCAGAGACATAAAGTAAAAAGAAATAAAATTAAAGAGGATTTTCTACGACCAAGATGAAATCCTTCTTCTAAAAATAAAATACCAGGTTGCAACATAGTGACGGAAGAGGTAATCGCAGCTAAGAACAAAACCAAAAACCACAGTCCACCAAAAAATGCGCCTCCTGGCATCATTCCAAACACGGAAGGCAAAGCAATAAATCCCATCCCAAAAGTTCCAAAAGAAGTTGCCTGCATTCCCAAAAATAGAAATGCCACAGGGATTGTGATCATACCACCAAACACAACTTCTGCGAATTCATTCAAAGATGCGGAGGAGAGACTCGATAAAACCACGTCGTCTTTTTTCTTTAAAAAACTAGAAAACACGAGTGCGATCCCAAAACCAGTCGATAGGGAAAAGAAAATTTGACCGGCAGCACTGATCCATACTTTAGGTTGGGTCAATTTTGACCAATCTGGGTTCCACATAACGGCAAGACCTGACTCAATTCCAGGAATTGTTAAAACACGAATGAGAATAATGGTAGCACAAATTCCCATCATTGGCATCGCAATTTTTGCAAAGGCTTCGAGTCCTTTGGAAAGGCCTCGATAAACAAGTAAAAAATTAAACAAAACACAGATTAAAAAAAAGACAATAATAGGGGACTGAAAACTAGATCCATTTGCCCAAGCACCAGTTAAATGCATAAAGAAAGTTGAAGCCTGTTGGGTCATTTCACTTTGCGTAGAACCATCGAGAGACATTTGTCCGGTTAAAAAATAATAAGCGTAAGCCAAACACCAAGATTCAATGAAAACATAATATACATAAATCATTACAGGAATCATCACGCCGATGGTTCCAGAAAGTTTGAGTGGAAATCCTTTGAGATACTCACGAAAGATAAATGGGGTGCTATGACCGTGTTTGCCACCCATCCTGCCCATGGTCCATTCTGCTAAACAAACAGGAATTCCCAAAATGAGGAAACTTGTGATATAAGGAACCATAAAGGCACCACCGCCATTTTGTACGGCTTGCCCAGGAAATCGTAAAAAATTTCCAAGTCCAATTGCACCACTTGCTACAGCCAAAATCAAACCGATACGACTGGCCCAGCCATCGTGGTGTTCCACTTGTCTCTCTTTCATCAGGGACTATTGAATGTATTAGGAATTATGTGACAAAATCTTTTTGTAGAAGATTGAGAAAAAGCAAGGCTTTGACACCTTGCTTTGGTGATTTTCAAATTAGCCGAGAAATAGCTCGTTTTTTTCCATTTTTAGAACTTTGGAGACCAGATTCTTAAAATCTTCCGGTGGTTCCAATAGTCCCAGTTCTACTTTTGACAAAAACGGAGTGGAAACCTTCAATTTCTTTGCGAAATCGTATTGTTTGATTCCTAACTCACGTCGGACTGCCCAAAGTTTATTTTTCAATCCATTGGAAAACTCAGGGTAGATGTCTTCCACAGCGCTTTCGTTGAAAAGCTTATCAACAGAGGTTTTGAGATACTTTGCACAAGATGACTTGAATTTTTCAGTCGGATCTTGGGCTCCAGTCTCAATTTTGGATAGGTAACTCGGAGAAACTCCCAGCGCCCTTGCCATATCGTACTGTTTGATACCTCTCTTCTTTCGAAGCATGTAAATGTGATTGTTCATTTATCCCCCCTAACAGTCAGAATATGTCAAATATGGCAAAATTCAATAAAAAAATTTTGCCATATTCCAAATCTTACAAGGGCTATAATGTAACTTCTTTTAAACGATCAGAAGCAATGACTAAGTTGTAAGTGGTCTTCAAACCTGCGACTTTTTGTTCAATAAATGAATTCCTTTGTGCACCTTCCATTTCCGATTTGATTCTTTCACGGACTGCGGGATAAGGCTTAGGAATGCGGTTCTGCGGGTTTTTAGGATCTGGATCTGCATAAGCGTACATTTTTCCAGCTTCATAAGCATCTCGCATTTGTGTTTCCGTCACGTTCACAGGAATGGCTTTGATTTCATCTTGTAGCGATTTTAACGCCAAAGAAACTTTCATCTTGTCCATTTGCATGATATATCCAATTTCCGAACCAACATCTTGTACACGGTCAGAAGTTTCGGCAATTTTTCCCTGAAGGATGGTAGACTGAAATAAATTTAACATATCCCAAGTTTTGGATTTTTCATCTTTGTATTCTTGTTTTAGCACGTCGGGAATGGCTTCAAAGTCAGCATTCAAATCTTTCCAAGTGTAGCTTTTTCCATCACGTGCAGAATATAAAGAGTATTCAGGAGTAAAAATTTTGGGATCAATATCATTTGGACCAGAAAAACGAGGAAGGTTCGCAACTGTGATACCGCTTTCTTCTGTGATCCGTTTTAATTCTTTTTGATACAATCCCTGCTCATATTCTTTCATTGTATGAGAAGCAAACTGGTTTGCTTTGTCAGCGGATTCGCCTTCTGTAAAGTAAGCAACAGATGCCTTTGTTTCTGCATCTTCATGGGTTTTTCCGTATTCAGTTGCCTCTTTTTTGAAATCTTCAAAAATAGATGTGAAATATTTCTTTAGTCTTTCTGGATGAACTTTTTCAGTTCCTGTGGAACGAACGACATAAGCAATTCTTCCTTCACCGGCTTTCGCATAAGAAATAAAAGTTCCCTTTTTAGCTTTTTTTACTTCTGTTAGAATGTCTTCCAAAGGAGTTTCCGCACAATTTGTGCAAAAAGGCTCTAACTTTCCTGCAATCGGTTTTCTTGTCATATCTTCCGTTACTTTGGAAATTTCTTCTGAAATTTCTTTATCGGAAAGTGAATTCAGCTTTGCAGCTAAAGCTTCAGCGTTTTTCAAATTTGTTGCTTCATCTTCACCACGAACAAGTGCTAGCTGAAGATTTACAAATTCTAATGGTTTTTCTTTTAGACCATTTTTCACATACTCTCGCATATAAACGTTTAATTTCAAAAACTGGTTCACTAATGATTCAATTTTTTGAACATCTGCTTCAGCAACTTTTTTGGAAGAGATCGCATCTTTTAGTAAGATTTTTTCTAAAGCGATACTTTCTAAGATTTTGGCTTGGATGTCAGCACTAATGGGCTGAGGTTCAGTGTTTCCTCTTTTAGAAGCCTCTATCACAAAGTTCATTTCTTT
This genomic stretch from Leptospira meyeri harbors:
- a CDS encoding LIC12015 family putative lipoprotein, whose protein sequence is MNLNKLFTLGPVLGLIFVSLLNCSKDSEILATFDGGTVTRKEMNFVIEASKRGNTEPQPISADIQAKILESIALEKILLKDAISSKKVAEADVQKIESLVNQFLKLNVYMREYVKNGLKEKPLEFVNLQLALVRGEDEATNLKNAEALAAKLNSLSDKEISEEISKVTEDMTRKPIAGKLEPFCTNCAETPLEDILTEVKKAKKGTFISYAKAGEGRIAYVVRSTGTEKVHPERLKKYFTSIFEDFKKEATEYGKTHEDAETKASVAYFTEGESADKANQFASHTMKEYEQGLYQKELKRITEESGITVANLPRFSGPNDIDPKIFTPEYSLYSARDGKSYTWKDLNADFEAIPDVLKQEYKDEKSKTWDMLNLFQSTILQGKIAETSDRVQDVGSEIGYIMQMDKMKVSLALKSLQDEIKAIPVNVTETQMRDAYEAGKMYAYADPDPKNPQNRIPKPYPAVRERIKSEMEGAQRNSFIEQKVAGLKTTYNLVIASDRLKEVTL
- a CDS encoding ATP-dependent DNA helicase, giving the protein MDVQSVFTKKLPNLWKDYEVRKEQMEMATSIESAFNTGSNWVIEAGTGVGKSLAYLIPSALFSLENDCTVVVSTETKSLQDQLLYKDIPLVAEALGVSVNAMVALGANNYLCKRKYNRVMERGDFGPEMESSIQYFVNWEKQTNAGIRAEYDGYLSNSFWSSVARESDNCLGRNCPNFSSSYYFLEKEKWKKANILIVNHHLLASHLAGDFKLLPQFSQLVIDEAHAFPEIVGKAFGSEIRYDLLMNLLHYLYFPEKRTGLVLKLKNGEKIMKSVEASIGYANDFFRMLLSVIPLQFNQFSTRHTERIKLDNGALEDTLADLASQLESLLSKYKKDSEDMEEKEMALGLEMVSGNLKKVSSFLNDFRLKSNPNLVFWIEPPPQSAKDPFYYLFSQPKNTDEILANTLFPNMDSVVMTSATLSPTAGNFQYFLKEVGTTEVKTKTLASPFAYNTHSLLFVPRQVADPVQDPRRNKADLSYWIARLLKLSEGDAFVLFTSNKLLSELYEELRDQVPYPIFSQTEMGPIAAKREFLANEKSVLFGVSSFWQGVDIKGDKLRNVIVTKLPFQVPTEPVLQAKMEDMEKKGKSPFWEMQVPKTCLLLRQGFGRLIRSQSDTGMVSILDPRVHTKSYGKNVLQSLPKGVPLITEFNDLERKFHLLPKS
- a CDS encoding sodium-dependent transporter, with the translated sequence MKERQVEHHDGWASRIGLILAVASGAIGLGNFLRFPGQAVQNGGGAFMVPYITSFLILGIPVCLAEWTMGRMGGKHGHSTPFIFREYLKGFPLKLSGTIGVMIPVMIYVYYVFIESWCLAYAYYFLTGQMSLDGSTQSEMTQQASTFFMHLTGAWANGSSFQSPIIVFFLICVLFNFLLVYRGLSKGLEAFAKIAMPMMGICATIILIRVLTIPGIESGLAVMWNPDWSKLTQPKVWISAAGQIFFSLSTGFGIALVFSSFLKKKDDVVLSSLSSASLNEFAEVVFGGMITIPVAFLFLGMQATSFGTFGMGFIALPSVFGMMPGGAFFGGLWFLVLFLAAITSSVTMLQPGILFLEEGFHLGRRKSSLILFLFTLCLCLPIIYFNKDFAALDIADFYIGTIMIYVLASIQIFIFVFKIGVEKGVKDASEGSLIPFPKSIQFVLKYITPWFLLFIFVSFCYMNLPEYLDKMNPEVMGSLAEIKGESVEDAKTKAIIARSVVIGLVLIYGFIYVLVSKALDHRKEKVVT
- a CDS encoding helix-turn-helix domain-containing protein, with the protein product MLRKKRGIKQYDMARALGVSPSYLSKIETGAQDPTEKFKSSCAKYLKTSVDKLFNESAVEDIYPEFSNGLKNKLWAVRRELGIKQYDFAKKLKVSTPFLSKVELGLLEPPEDFKNLVSKVLKMEKNELFLG